The proteins below come from a single Triticum aestivum cultivar Chinese Spring chromosome 5D, IWGSC CS RefSeq v2.1, whole genome shotgun sequence genomic window:
- the LOC123119778 gene encoding probable polygalacturonase: protein MASLVVLASLLAVIGLAQGEAQCARYSGRPRPHSVTITEFGAVGDGLTVNTVPFQNAIFYLRSFADKGGAQLYVPKGRWLTGSFNLTSHLTLFLEKDAVIIGTEDVTQWPIVEPLPSYGQGIDLPGARHRSLINGHNVTDVIITGNSGIVDGQGLIWWNWFRSNKLNYSRPHLVEFEDSEEIVISNLTFLDSPAWGIHPVYCSNVTIRNVTIETGLDAPLTNGIVPDSCSNMCIEDSRISVGHDAISLKSGWDNYGITFGRPTSDIHISRVDLQASLGAALAFGSEMSGGISDVHVDHLHIHGSSKGISFRTAPGRGGYIRDAIVSDVQMEDVHVAIEFTGDWSSHPDEHFDLSALPEISGITLKDMVGKNISFAGVLSGIDGDPFTNICLSNINFTIADSAHSASWSCSNISGYSESVFPEACSDLHSQSSNSSICSSTLSYHALATA, encoded by the exons ATGGCGAGTCTA GTAGTTCTGGCATCGCTGCTTGCCGTAATTGGGCTCGCGCAGGGGGAGGCGCAATGTGCGCGGTACAGCGGGCGGCCGCGGCCACATAGCGTGACCATCACTGAGTTTGGGGCCGTCGGCGACGGCCTGACCGTCAATACGGTGCCCTTCCAGAACGCCATCTTCTACCTGCGGTCCTTTGCCGACAAGGGCGGCGCACAGCTGTACGTGCCCAAGGGGCGGTGGCTCACCGGCAGCTTCAACCTCACCAGCCACCTCACCCTTTTCCTGGAGAAGGACGCTGTCATCATCGGCACCGAG GATGTGACACAATGGCCAATTGTGGAACCTTTGCCATCATATGGCCAAGGAATTGATCTTCCGGGTGCAAGGCATCGCAGCTTAATAAATGGGCACAATGTTACCGATGTCATAATTACAG GGAACAGTGGAATCGTAGACGGCCAGGGTTTGATATGGTGGAATTGGTTTCGCTCAAATAAATTGAACTATAGCCGGCCTCATCTTGTGGAGTTTGAGGATTCGGAAGAAATTGTGATTTCGAACTTGACATTTTTAGATTCTCCAGCATGGGGTATACATCCTGTGTATTGCAG CAATGTAACAATCCGTAATGTCACAATCGAGACTGGATTGGATGCTCCACTCACCAATGGAATTGTCCCAG ATTCATGCTCGAATATGTGCATTGAGGACAGCAGAATTAGCGTCGGTCATGATGCCATCTCATTAAAAAGTGGGTGGGACAACTATGGCATTACATTTGGAAGGCCAACCTCAGACATTCACATTAGTAGAGTGGATCTGCAAGCCTCACTGGGAGCTGCTCTTGCATTTGGCAGTGAGATGTCTGGTGGGATCTCGGATGTTCATGTTGATCACCTTCATATTCATGGTTCATCCAAAGGTATATCCTTCAGGACCGCACCAGGCCGTGGTGGTTATATAAGGGATGCGATAGTATCAGATGTCCAAATGGAAGACGTCCATGTTGCAATCGAGTTCACCGGCGATTGGTCAAgccatcctgatgaacattttgatttGTCTGCACTCCCGGAGATCAGTGGAATCACCTTAAAAGACATGGTTGGAAAAAACATTTCGTTTGCAGGAGTTTTGTCGGGAATCGATGGCGATCCTTTCACCAATATCTGCCTCTCCAATATCAATTTCACCATAGCTGATTCAGCGCATTCTGCCTCTTGGTCTTGCTCCAACATTTCTGGATACTCCGAGTCGGTATTTCCCGAGGCTTGTTCCGACCTCCACAGTCAATCATCAAATTCCTCCATCTGCTCATCCACCCTTAGCTACCATGCCCTTGCGACAGCGTAA